Proteins encoded by one window of Lathyrus oleraceus cultivar Zhongwan6 chromosome 1, CAAS_Psat_ZW6_1.0, whole genome shotgun sequence:
- the LOC127107009 gene encoding uncharacterized protein LOC127107009, translating to MIQENMKASHILHKSYHDKRRKKLVFQEEDHVFLRVTPVKGVDHKLKSKRLTPRFIGLFDIIQRVGEVAYRVVLPPYILNLHEVFHVSQLRKYIPDLSHVIKLDDVQLREKLTHENLLLRTEDRKVKHLQGKEIASVKVVWGRPAGGSVLWELESRMKESYPVLY from the coding sequence atgattcAAGAGAATATGAAAGCTTCGCATATCCTTCATAAGAGctaccatgataagaggagaaaaAAACTTGTGTTCCAAGAGGAAGACCATGTGTTCCTGAGAGTTACTCCGGTAAAGGGTGTTGACCATAAGTTGAAGTCTAAGAGACTtacgccgcgtttcattggtctGTTTGATATTATTCAAAGGGTGGGAGAGGTGGCCTACCGAGTGGTGTTACCGCCATATATTTTGAATCTTCATGAggtgtttcatgtgtctcagctgaggaAGTACATCCCTGATTTATCTCATGTGATCAAGTTGGATGACGTTCAACTTAGAGAGAAATTGACACATGAGAATTTATTGTTGAGGACTGAAGACCGTAAAGTGAAGCACTTGCAAGGAAAGGAGATCGCTTcagtgaaagttgtttgggggCGTCCTGCTGGTGGTAGTGTGTTGTGGGAGCTCGAGAGTAggatgaaagagtcttatccagtTCTTTACTAG